A DNA window from Siniperca chuatsi isolate FFG_IHB_CAS linkage group LG6, ASM2008510v1, whole genome shotgun sequence contains the following coding sequences:
- the LOC122878255 gene encoding importin-13-like isoform X2, which produces METPGRIAATPDALDFTVENVEKALHQLYYDPNIENKNLAQKWLMQAQVSPQAWQFCWALLSPDKVPEIQYFGASALHTKISRYWSDIPTDQYESLKTQLFSQIACFSSGSKMVLTRLCVALASLALNTMPEAWPGAVAEMVRVFQEEGGGVDGRARCLALLELLTVLPEEFQTSRLPQYRKGQVRGALGREWGSVCPLLQQLLRRTDSPGAVKARVLRCLSSWVLLDVPLSESEGLVHDCFGALPDPELFDTAVEAIVNAISQPDSQRYVNTLLKLVPQVLALQEQLREAVQNGDMETCHGICRIVVTLGENHSRTLLEQVDHWQSFLALVNMIMFCTGIPGHYPVNETTSSLTLTFWYTLQDEIMSFESDKQAVYLQVYRPVYFQLVDVLLHKAQFPSDQEYASWSSDEKEQFRIYRVDISDTLMYVYEMLGAELLSNLYDKLGRLLTNAEQPTSWQHTEALLYGFQSIAETIDVNYSDVIPGLIGLIPRININNVQLADTVMFTIGALAEWLADHPVMLSSVLPLVLQALGNPDLSVSSVSTLKKICRECKYDLPPYATNIVAVSQEVLIKQIHKTSQCMWLMQALGFLLSALPVEDILRNLHSLITPYIQQLEKLADETPNPSNKLAIIHILGLLSNLFTTLDISKQDDESADGSAPPVKTAPPPPGPNPVVVVLQQVFALIQTVLSKWLNDSQVVEAVCAIFEKSVKTLLHDFAPMVSQLSEMLGQMYSTIPQASALDLTRQMVHIFASETDHFPPIKALFELVTSVTLSIFQQGPRDHPDIVDSFMQLQAQALKRKPDLFLSESLDVKAVFHCGVLSLKFPEAPTVKSTCLFFTELLPHCSDVPPLARVVQEDGKLLIQAVLEGIGGGASRCLMDQFAEVLFSLNKHCFSLLAVWLKEALQPPGFPSSRVTVEQKDNFSQQILRERVNKRRVKDIVKEFTLLCRGLHGTEYAAEY; this is translated from the exons GCCCTCCACCAGTTGTACTATGATCCCAATATAGAAAACAAGAATCTGGCCCAGAAATGGCTAATGCAGGCTCAGGTCTCTCCTCAGGCCTGGCAGTTCTGCTGGGCCCTACTGAGTCCAGATAAG GTGCCAGAGATCCAGTACTTTGGTGCTAGCGCGCTTCACACCAAGATCTCTCGCTACTGGTCGGACATCCCCACAGACCAGTATGAGTCTCTAAAGACCCAGCTGTTCTCCCAGATTGCCTGCTTCTCCTCCGGCTCTAAGATGGTGCTCACCCGGCTATGTGTGGCCCTGGCCTCTCTGGCGCTCAACACAATGCCTGAGGCCTGGCCTGGCGCAGTGGCAGAGATGGTGCGGGTGTtccaggaggaggggggaggggtggATGGGCGGGCACGCTGCCTGGCATTGCTGGAGCTGCTCACCGTCCTGCCTGAGGAGTTCCAGACCAGCCGCCTGCCGCAGTACCGAAAGGGACAG GTTCGGGGTGCCTTGGGCCGGGAGTGGGGGTCAGTGTGTCCCTTACTGCAGCAACTGCTGCGAAGGACGGACAGCCCCGGGGCGGTGAAAGCTCGTGTGCTGCGCTGCCTGTCATCCTGGGTGCTGCTGGATGTGCCCCTCAGCGAGAGCGAAGGCCTGGTGCACGACTGCTTCGGTGCCCTGCCTGATCCGGAGCTCTTCGACACAGCGGTAGAGGCAATAGTCAACGCCATCTCACAGCCGGACTCCCAAAG ATATGTGAACACTTTGCTGAAACTGGTTCCTCAAGTACTAGCCCTCCAGGAGCAGCTCAGAGAGGCTGTTCAAAATGGAGATATGGAGACCTGCCATGGTATCTGCCGTATTGTCGTTACACTGGGAGAAAACCACtccag GACTCTGTTGGAGCAGGTGGATCACTGGCAGAGCTTCCTGGCTTTGGTCAACATGATCATGTTTTGTACAGGCATCCCCGGCCACTACCCAGTCAATGAGACCACCAGCTCGCTCACGCTCACCTTCTGGTATACATTACAA GATGAAATAATGTCATTCGAGTCGGATAAGCAGGCAGTGTATCTGCAGGTCTACAGGCCAGTATATTTCCAGCTGGTGGATGTTCTGCTACACAAAGCCCAGTTTCCCTCCGACCAGGAGTACGCATCCTGGTCCTCAGATGAGAAAGAGCAATTCAGGAtctacag AGTGGATATCTCAGACACACTCATGTACGTGTATGAGATGCTGGGAGCAGAGCTGCTGAGTAACCTGTATGATAAACTAGGGAGACTGTTGACTAATGCAGAACAGCCCACATCATGGCAG cacacAGAAGCCTTACTGTATGGCTTCCAGTCCATCGCAGAGACGATAGATGTAAATTACTCTGATGTCATCCCAGGCCTGATAGGACTTATCCCCAGAATCAACATCAACAATGTCCAACTAGCAGACACAGTGATGTTCACTATAG GTGCTTTGGCTGAATGGTTGGCAGACCACCCAGTGATGCTCAGCAGTGTCTTGCCCTTGGTGCTACAGGCTTTGGGGAACCCAGacctttctgtttcttctgtctctACACTCAAGAAAATCTGTAGGGAGTGCAAATATGACCTGCCACCCTACGCAACCAACATAGTAGCTGTCTCTCAG GAGGTGCTTATAAAGCAGATCCACAAG ACAAGTCAGTGTATGTGGCTGATGCAGGCTCTCGGCTTCCTGCTCTCCGCTCTccctgtggaagacatcttaaGAAACCTTCACTCTCTCATCACCCCCTATATTCAGCAACTGGAGAAGCTAGCGGATGAGACG ccTAATCCCTCCAATAAGCTAGCAATCATCCACATCTTGGGGCTGCTGTCCAACCTCTTCACTACACTCGACATCAGCAAGCAGGACGATGAGTCAGCAGACGGCTCAGCACCGCCTGTCAAAACAGCCCCACCTCCACCTGGACCAAACCCA gtgGTGGTGGTTTTGCAACAAGTGTTTGCTCTCATACAGACTGTACTCAGTAAGTGGCTCAACGACTCGCAGGTTGTAGAG GCGGTGTGCGCTATCTTTGAGAAGTCAGTGAAGACTCTGCTCCATGACTTTGCTCCCATGGTGTCTCAGCTAAGTGAGATGCTTGGgcagatgtacagtacaatTCCCCAGGCCTCAGCCCTTGACCTCACACGACAG ATGGTGCATATCTTTGCCAGTGAGACAGACCACTTCCCACCCATCAAGGCTCTGTTTGAGCTGGTTACCTCGGTAACATTGTCCATCTTTCAGCAAG gACCCAGGGATCATCCTGATATTGTTGATTCATTTATGCAACTCCAAGCTCAG GCCCTCAAACGGAAGCCCGATTTGTTCTTGTCTGAGAGTCTTGACGTGAAAGCAGTGTTCCACTGTG GAGTTCTGTCACTCAAATTTCCTGAGGCTCCGACAGTCAAGTCAACATGCTTGTTCTTt ACTGAACTGTTACCCCACTGCTCAGATGTGCCTCCATTAGCCAGAGTGGTGCAGGAGGACGGCAAGCTGTTGATCCAGGCTGTGCTGGAG GGCATCGGGGGCGGGGCATCTCGGTGTCTGATGGACCAGTTTGCAGAAGTGCTTTTCTCTCTTAACAAgcactgcttttctctgctcGCTGTGTGGTTGAAGGAGGCACTGCAGCCTCCTGGGTTCCCGTCATCGCGGGTCACAGTTGAACAGAAAGACAACTTCTcacagcagatactcag AGAACGAGTGAACAagaggagggtgaaggacaTAGTGAAGGAGTTCACACTACTGTGCAGAGGGCTGCATGGTACAGAGTACGCCGCTGAATACTGA
- the LOC122878255 gene encoding importin-13-like isoform X1, protein METPGRIAATPDALDFTVENVEKALHQLYYDPNIENKNLAQKWLMQAQVSPQAWQFCWALLSPDKVPEIQYFGASALHTKISRYWSDIPTDQYESLKTQLFSQIACFSSGSKMVLTRLCVALASLALNTMPEAWPGAVAEMVRVFQEEGGGVDGRARCLALLELLTVLPEEFQTSRLPQYRKGQVRGALGREWGSVCPLLQQLLRRTDSPGAVKARVLRCLSSWVLLDVPLSESEGLVHDCFGALPDPELFDTAVEAIVNAISQPDSQRYVNTLLKLVPQVLALQEQLREAVQNGDMETCHGICRIVVTLGENHSRTLLEQVDHWQSFLALVNMIMFCTGIPGHYPVNETTSSLTLTFWYTLQDEIMSFESDKQAVYLQVYRPVYFQLVDVLLHKAQFPSDQEYASWSSDEKEQFRIYRVDISDTLMYVYEMLGAELLSNLYDKLGRLLTNAEQPTSWQHTEALLYGFQSIAETIDVNYSDVIPGLIGLIPRININNVQLADTVMFTIGALAEWLADHPVMLSSVLPLVLQALGNPDLSVSSVSTLKKICRECKYDLPPYATNIVAVSQEVLIKQIHKTSQCMWLMQALGFLLSALPVEDILRNLHSLITPYIQQLEKLADETPNPSNKLAIIHILGLLSNLFTTLDISKQDDESADGSAPPVKTAPPPPGPNPVVVVLQQVFALIQTVLSKWLNDSQVVEAVCAIFEKSVKTLLHDFAPMVSQLSEMLGQMYSTIPQASALDLTRQMVHIFASETDHFPPIKALFELVTSVTLSIFQQGPRDHPDIVDSFMQLQAQALKRKPDLFLSESLDVKAVFHCGVLSLKFPEAPTVKSTCLFFTELLPHCSDVPPLARVVQEDGKLLIQAVLEYLFKFPPPQGIGGGASRCLMDQFAEVLFSLNKHCFSLLAVWLKEALQPPGFPSSRVTVEQKDNFSQQILRERVNKRRVKDIVKEFTLLCRGLHGTEYAAEY, encoded by the exons GCCCTCCACCAGTTGTACTATGATCCCAATATAGAAAACAAGAATCTGGCCCAGAAATGGCTAATGCAGGCTCAGGTCTCTCCTCAGGCCTGGCAGTTCTGCTGGGCCCTACTGAGTCCAGATAAG GTGCCAGAGATCCAGTACTTTGGTGCTAGCGCGCTTCACACCAAGATCTCTCGCTACTGGTCGGACATCCCCACAGACCAGTATGAGTCTCTAAAGACCCAGCTGTTCTCCCAGATTGCCTGCTTCTCCTCCGGCTCTAAGATGGTGCTCACCCGGCTATGTGTGGCCCTGGCCTCTCTGGCGCTCAACACAATGCCTGAGGCCTGGCCTGGCGCAGTGGCAGAGATGGTGCGGGTGTtccaggaggaggggggaggggtggATGGGCGGGCACGCTGCCTGGCATTGCTGGAGCTGCTCACCGTCCTGCCTGAGGAGTTCCAGACCAGCCGCCTGCCGCAGTACCGAAAGGGACAG GTTCGGGGTGCCTTGGGCCGGGAGTGGGGGTCAGTGTGTCCCTTACTGCAGCAACTGCTGCGAAGGACGGACAGCCCCGGGGCGGTGAAAGCTCGTGTGCTGCGCTGCCTGTCATCCTGGGTGCTGCTGGATGTGCCCCTCAGCGAGAGCGAAGGCCTGGTGCACGACTGCTTCGGTGCCCTGCCTGATCCGGAGCTCTTCGACACAGCGGTAGAGGCAATAGTCAACGCCATCTCACAGCCGGACTCCCAAAG ATATGTGAACACTTTGCTGAAACTGGTTCCTCAAGTACTAGCCCTCCAGGAGCAGCTCAGAGAGGCTGTTCAAAATGGAGATATGGAGACCTGCCATGGTATCTGCCGTATTGTCGTTACACTGGGAGAAAACCACtccag GACTCTGTTGGAGCAGGTGGATCACTGGCAGAGCTTCCTGGCTTTGGTCAACATGATCATGTTTTGTACAGGCATCCCCGGCCACTACCCAGTCAATGAGACCACCAGCTCGCTCACGCTCACCTTCTGGTATACATTACAA GATGAAATAATGTCATTCGAGTCGGATAAGCAGGCAGTGTATCTGCAGGTCTACAGGCCAGTATATTTCCAGCTGGTGGATGTTCTGCTACACAAAGCCCAGTTTCCCTCCGACCAGGAGTACGCATCCTGGTCCTCAGATGAGAAAGAGCAATTCAGGAtctacag AGTGGATATCTCAGACACACTCATGTACGTGTATGAGATGCTGGGAGCAGAGCTGCTGAGTAACCTGTATGATAAACTAGGGAGACTGTTGACTAATGCAGAACAGCCCACATCATGGCAG cacacAGAAGCCTTACTGTATGGCTTCCAGTCCATCGCAGAGACGATAGATGTAAATTACTCTGATGTCATCCCAGGCCTGATAGGACTTATCCCCAGAATCAACATCAACAATGTCCAACTAGCAGACACAGTGATGTTCACTATAG GTGCTTTGGCTGAATGGTTGGCAGACCACCCAGTGATGCTCAGCAGTGTCTTGCCCTTGGTGCTACAGGCTTTGGGGAACCCAGacctttctgtttcttctgtctctACACTCAAGAAAATCTGTAGGGAGTGCAAATATGACCTGCCACCCTACGCAACCAACATAGTAGCTGTCTCTCAG GAGGTGCTTATAAAGCAGATCCACAAG ACAAGTCAGTGTATGTGGCTGATGCAGGCTCTCGGCTTCCTGCTCTCCGCTCTccctgtggaagacatcttaaGAAACCTTCACTCTCTCATCACCCCCTATATTCAGCAACTGGAGAAGCTAGCGGATGAGACG ccTAATCCCTCCAATAAGCTAGCAATCATCCACATCTTGGGGCTGCTGTCCAACCTCTTCACTACACTCGACATCAGCAAGCAGGACGATGAGTCAGCAGACGGCTCAGCACCGCCTGTCAAAACAGCCCCACCTCCACCTGGACCAAACCCA gtgGTGGTGGTTTTGCAACAAGTGTTTGCTCTCATACAGACTGTACTCAGTAAGTGGCTCAACGACTCGCAGGTTGTAGAG GCGGTGTGCGCTATCTTTGAGAAGTCAGTGAAGACTCTGCTCCATGACTTTGCTCCCATGGTGTCTCAGCTAAGTGAGATGCTTGGgcagatgtacagtacaatTCCCCAGGCCTCAGCCCTTGACCTCACACGACAG ATGGTGCATATCTTTGCCAGTGAGACAGACCACTTCCCACCCATCAAGGCTCTGTTTGAGCTGGTTACCTCGGTAACATTGTCCATCTTTCAGCAAG gACCCAGGGATCATCCTGATATTGTTGATTCATTTATGCAACTCCAAGCTCAG GCCCTCAAACGGAAGCCCGATTTGTTCTTGTCTGAGAGTCTTGACGTGAAAGCAGTGTTCCACTGTG GAGTTCTGTCACTCAAATTTCCTGAGGCTCCGACAGTCAAGTCAACATGCTTGTTCTTt ACTGAACTGTTACCCCACTGCTCAGATGTGCCTCCATTAGCCAGAGTGGTGCAGGAGGACGGCAAGCTGTTGATCCAGGCTGTGCTGGAG TACCTGTTCAAATTTCCACCCCCCCAGGGCATCGGGGGCGGGGCATCTCGGTGTCTGATGGACCAGTTTGCAGAAGTGCTTTTCTCTCTTAACAAgcactgcttttctctgctcGCTGTGTGGTTGAAGGAGGCACTGCAGCCTCCTGGGTTCCCGTCATCGCGGGTCACAGTTGAACAGAAAGACAACTTCTcacagcagatactcag AGAACGAGTGAACAagaggagggtgaaggacaTAGTGAAGGAGTTCACACTACTGTGCAGAGGGCTGCATGGTACAGAGTACGCCGCTGAATACTGA